Within Novosphingobium resinovorum, the genomic segment AAGATGACTTGTCAAACCGCGCCGGTCGGATATTCTTCGCAGTTCAACGAACACTGTCTGACGATTGGCCCACGTAGAAGGGCTCGGCACAGACCGGCGCGGTATCGGTGTTTTGGGGAGAGGAAAAACACCGATGAACGCTCGAATTGCGTCTTCCGTTCTTGTTTCGATTTTCATCGCGGGAACGGCTCATGCCGAACCCGTGCAGCAACAGCCGCATCTTGTGGCGGCCAGTTTCGCACCCGCCGCGCGGGTGACGGATACCCGCTTCGATGCGGCCGCGCATGTCCAGCAGGGCTACGATCTGATCCGTCAGGGCAAGCAGGCGCAGGCGGTCAAGCTGTTCGACAAGGTCATCGCCGATGCCGACCAGCGGCTTTCCGGCGATTTGCGCCCACGCCTTTGCCGTGATGGCGGAGCGGCTTCCGGTGCCACTGTCGAAGTCGATTCCGCGCTGTGCGAGGCGCATTTCGGCAAGGGCTTCGCGCTCATCGATCTCGGTCGCGGCGATCTTGCCGAGGCTGAATTGCGGCAGGCCTCGCAGATGGCGCCGGGCAATGCCCATTTCGCCAACGAATATGCCGAACTCTTCAAATCGCGCCGGGACTGGCAGGGCAGCTACGATCTGTTCGCCAAGGCGTGGGCCGTGGTCGACAAGTCCACGACCGGCAAGGACGCACGGATAGCGGCGCGCGCCCTGCGGGGGATGGGTTTCACCAAGGCGGCGATGGGGCAGTATGACGAGGCGGAGAAGTTCTACGACCAGTCGCTGCAGTATGACCCCAAGAGCGAGATCGCCAAAGTAGAGCTGAGCAATATCGCGCGCAGGAAGGTGATTGGATCGTAAGACAGCAAGGCGTTTGAAGACAAAGCCCGTCATCCCAGCGAAGGCTGGGACCGCTGGCAAATCTTTAGGCGCTACGTTGCGTTAGCACTTTGCAGCCGTGGGTTGGGCTTTACGCGGCCAGCGGTCCCAGCCTTCGCTGGGATGACGGGCGCTGTCCTTTGACGTCAGCTCAGCCTTTCAACTCGGCCTTTTTCTTCTTCATGGCATCATGGAAGCGGTCGGCCCAGCCGGGCTTGACCAGTTGTTCCCCGCGAACGAGGCGCAGTTCGCCGTCCGCCACGTCGCGGGTGACCGCGCTGCCCGCCGCCACGATCGCGTCGGCGCCGATCTTCACGGGCGCCACCAGCGCGCTGTTGGAGCCGATGAAGGCGCGTTCGCCG encodes:
- a CDS encoding tetratricopeptide repeat protein — its product is MNARIASSVLVSIFIAGTAHAEPVQQQPHLVAASFAPAARVTDTRFDAAAHVQQGYDLIRQGKQAQAVKLFDKVIADADQRLSGDLRPRLCRDGGAASGATVEVDSALCEAHFGKGFALIDLGRGDLAEAELRQASQMAPGNAHFANEYAELFKSRRDWQGSYDLFAKAWAVVDKSTTGKDARIAARALRGMGFTKAAMGQYDEAEKFYDQSLQYDPKSEIAKVELSNIARRKVIGS